The window CAGTGAGccaaatgttttcattgaacATAACTTTTTACAAAAACTCAACCTTTTTtttcagcaacaaaaacaacaaaaccacagactgatagtaaacaaaaaaacaaaaaacctccaAGGACAGGAGGAGATTCCGCATCTTACATTGCAGGCTGATTCTTGAGTGTCTGGGGTTTAGGTTTCAGATCGTTCTTACAGAAGTACCTGTTGAACAAAATCAAAGGTGTTCTTCATGCACTTTGCGTAGTTGAGACGGAGTGCGCAGGCGAGTCCAAAGACAATGTTCTTAGCCTGAGGCAGGCTGTCGGTGTCCATCACAATGTTTCCCTCTACGATGATTCCCATGAGGAAGCGTATTGGTGCAGGGACTGTGAGTGTGGAGTGATGTTCTCCCGTTCATGGCAGAGGATCCCCACCGCACCaatcttcctcttcatcaatGTCCTGAAAAAGGTAACAGGGCACAATCAGGTAAACATGACAATATGGAGTTACAGTCTCTACAGGCACACAGCCCACATGTCTGCCCAGTCCAGTGTCCACCCACTGCCCAGTGACCGCTACAGAAAACCACTCAGGACCCAAAATGGGTCCACACTTTGGATTTAAAAAGAGATGTTggctgttttatttcagtacaTTTTTGAACTTGGTCGCCTTTCTCTtgtagttttttatttttgttttgcaaatggaTCTGATATCACTAGATTGTGAAgggaaaacatttgaaacagtAAACTAGAACCAATATAAGTTTTTGGGGtggagaaaaatgatttttgaacaacaacaacaacaacaacaaaatttgAAATCTATTTAAAAATCACTAAACAAAAATACTGATACTGATGTGACTCAAttccccccaccctcaccctgaATAAATTCAATTGAAAATCAGCTGACCTTTGTGGCATCAGGTCCTGCCCTGTGAGGACTCTCTTTGCCTTGAAGATTTCCATGAGCCTGGGACTGCCATGGCCACGGACCTTGTGGAACTCCTGTCTCAGGCTCTTTCCAGCCACCCTCTAGAACTCCAGACACAcctgaaacatgtaaaacaaacatggtCATGTTCaaacaacatgacaacatgatGTGATCTTTTCAGGCAATGACCCAGACTGAAATATTATTCTTTTAGTCAGTTTTGATGAATATGCAGCCCTTCTAGTGACATTGAattccaaatgaaaataaaatgtgattattgtAGTCCAGGGGTGTCCACCTCTGTCCTCAAGGGCCGCCTCCTGCATGTCTccgctctctccctgctgcagcacacctctGTCTCATCATGTTGATGTTGTCCTCAAAACTAGTAGAAAAGCCCAGTGAAGAgtccctcattgcaatcaggtgtgctccagctgggagaaagCTAAACCGTGCAGGATGTCGGCCTTTCATGACCGCTAATGACTACATCACTTCTGTTCAGAGATGGTTGTGCAGGTTATGTCACTTTATGTCATGCTTTTGTCATAATAATTCATTTCCAAGTGATAAAATTCAATGTGACTTGCCCGCATTTGTTGGTTTAAGCGACAATTAACAGTCTGTATAGAAATAACAACAATACAAATCGCAGTAGTTATTTTCTATAATCAAATGTCACCAGAGGGGCTCCAAAACATGAAGCATATTGAGACAAACACAGCCCTACCTGGCGTTCAGTACAGAGAGCCAGCCAGCTCTGACACATCTGGGTGATGGCAGGCCACCTtcacctcagctcagctccagctgttAGGGAGAAACACAGTAAAGAagatattaaaacacatcaagaGAAAGGAAAGCATATAAAATGTCTACTTTTTCTAATTTACATTACATCTTCAGTCCCATTACCAGGAAGGCTCTAAAAGGACAtgataaaactttttttttcttttaaattcattcactgctcctctcagtTCTCACATAGGACCCCAGGTGAAGCAGATTATATATTATCTGTGACATACGCAAAAGGTTCTGATTTTTAGCTTTATAGTCAGAAGTCTTCGGCtcccagcagtgtttttatctgctcagTGTTCAACCATCTCCATGAGCGCTCCGCCGGCCGGCCTCCGTGGAGCCGGACCCGGCCGAGCAGCTCCGTGAGACGCTGTCCGAAGAGAGAGCGGTCTGCTGCGGGCTTGTTTGTCCAGTGAACGAGCCGCTGTAGCGCTCTGCCGGGCTCTCTGCGTGCTGACTGTCCGCTCAGCGCGGAGCTGGAAGCGGATTCACCACCCGCGGCACTGCGGCTGCGCGGCCCAGAAGCACACTGCGCGCCGGTCACGGAAGTCAGCATAGCTAACACGCTAGCTAGCTTGTTAACAACGAGCTAACCACGTGCATGCACTCAGTTATAACTTTAAACTTACCCTTTTTTACGCCGAGCTCAGGTCCACTGAAGGCTTCAAACGTGGGTCAACTTGCTTCAAACAACTCCACTGGTGAAAGATGCTTCTGCTGTAGCTTCTCTTTCTGGCTCACAATGTTCTGAGAACTGGTAAAAACTGGATTCCTGGCGGGTTTGTGGGTGGCGCCAATGTGTTGCTATTAGCAACAGGCAAAACTTGATGATATTAAGTAATTTGAGCACAGACAATAAATTTGTTATTGATTTGACTTAAAAACATGAGTACAATCAGAAAGGACACCAAAAAGTTAACCTGAATCAGAAATAATAAGTAATGTCATAGTTTTAATGCATTTAAGTCATATGAACTCAATCTCTGTGAGTTGAATCAACAATCAGGGTTTACAGTGTGGCTGGTATTGTGCTTTGCAGTCTAAACCATCGGAccttggtttggtttggtttgttttatttgtttctttcgtttaaaacaacacaaagacaaaaaacaaaaaagatgaaactacatcaatgtcatcagtctagacagggccggcccgggcttcagaggcgccctaggcgagtccgagacgagcgccccttgggagcgtgtttttcgagcggtcccgacgtttgttgagcgggggggggggggggggggggggggggggggggggtgccgaacaataccgatcagtgccgggcagcgccgaggacgaggagcgcagtgcgtcggaccgctgcacagcggggcacacggaacacagagcgtcgtggcgccccttgtacgaccgcggcgccccccacgggacgtggcgccctaggcggccgtctagttcgcctatgcctagagccggccctgagtCTAGACAccaaacaaacgaaagaaaaggagcagaaagaagaacaatcttattatatcAGCCCCTTTACATACAGTATTTGAACAAATACAAAGTAACGATACTCAAAAACTCAtattcattaaatcaaaaaaaattttcacccgcaacaacttagttttcattttcatatttttccagtgtggaattttttatatatttcttaaatgtcataattgttttacactctttgatttcctgtttcagagcattccaCAAGTTCACTCCTTTTACCACAATGTTTCTTTCCTTGATTAtggttctgaatctgggttttttgaacaagtctattcctttaagattgtaTCTACTGGTTCTTATTTCGAACATATTCTGAAGGTTTACAGCAATAAATTCCACTTTGCcttatacattatttttaggATGCTTAAATCAACAATAACGGGAAATGtcaaaactttcagtttaataaataatGGGTTAGACGGCTCTCGATAGTGACTTTCTTCATTGTTAATCTTCATTGTTTAATCCAGTTTGAGGCCACAGTGCCATCATTCTGCCCTTTTCTGCTCTCTATTCTCCATTCTGTTTTCTTGACTGATTTCACATAGAATCTACAAAAATGCTCTTGCTATTTGGGAAGAAAAACATAGTTTTTCAGGACaaaattattaatgttattcttttctttcagaaaagttccaagttccaaaatctaaaaatgtttcataacgggtgtagtgtttctgtgcagccactagtgggtgctgctttTATCTCACAAAACCACCTAAAGATGCACTCAGAGcgcttttaaaaaaacagatgtgatgATACTGACTGAGCACTTACTTTCAGCTTAACGTCCAGTGATGTCCGAGTGGAACAGTGTTTCTGCTCCTGAAAGTCTCTGAGAGTCTGATGATCGGCGCTCGATTCGGAGAAATGAGTTCTGCTGCTCACGTTCTGGGCGGTATTAGAGATCAATgtgagaaaaaacacacattaacaaGTCCATCATTTCATTGTTCTGAGTAGAAACGTCCCATCTAATgttaaatcagtgttttaatcTCTCCTCCGGTAAATCCCATCAATGCAGCTCAGCTTCTGTCGTTGaccttttgttaaataaattaCACTTAACCTGAAACTGATAGCATTACAGCTCCAGAAGATTAAATGATTTGTTTGggggttttttggggtttttttttttctaacactgATGTGATTGTATTGTCTCACATTGTTTCGGCTTGTCCTCTGTGCTTTATCTGTTCAAACAGATCAATCACCACAGACAAAAGATTATCTTAAGCAGTGATTGAGTTATCCAGGTGTCCGGGTGTTACGTAATCCTGTTCACGATCCGTGCACGACTGATTCCACAGCGGAAGTGATGGGCTTCTGTCTCATATTTTGACCCAGTGAAGCAACACTTTAATTAGCCAAGTTACAAATATTTCTGTGTTGATTAATGCTCATAGAAACATTCCAGTCCATCTAAAATTGTGCTTTTGTTATATTTGTCATCAAGATGAtgataaattaaaaagtatTCTGAATGAATAGCCTGGCTGCGTTTTGTGGTAGCAGGCTGCAGGTGGcgctgaagaaaacaaaactgaaacatctCACGAAGAAGAAAAGTCCGGAAGTGTTGCtccgctgtgtttgtgttgacatgAAGGAACTTATCAGAAACGTTTAGTCGTTTTTTACAACACAGAAGAGGAACGCTTTAATCAAAAACCCTTTACTTTCCGTCAACTCTCCGAAGTCCGGTGCACAGAATGGGTAACGTGTCAGTATCTTCACTGGGTTCATACCGTTATGTTTTGATGTTTGTAGCCTGTTTGCAGAGTTTGCAGTGAGTTTCAGGACTCTTGCATTTCATTAAGACCTTGAGGAACATTTGCATAGCCATCGCCACACAGATTGATGTTTATGTTTCcagttaccttttttttttgtttcattacaaTGCCAATTaattttgatgatgttattaATGTCCATTGCTACCTGCAGAGGGTCCCCTCCCCCTGTCATCGCTGAGGCTCCTGGTTTCTCCCTTGAGGCTGATGTCGGCTGTGATGTGGAAGGTGGTTCATCTGAGGAATGTAGCGCATTACAGGAAAGTGGAGGAGTTTGTGTCTTTGGTCGCTGGAGTCATTCCTGGCATCCTGGCAGACACACAGATGCGACTGCTGAAGCTGGGCTTAAGAGCCAAAGTAAGATACTTACATGTACAATACAACAATTTACTGCTGTTTGGCTATCTTTATTGTCTGTTTAATGTTGTTTGTCCAGGTGATGGTACAGATGTTAAACTCTGAGCCATCAGACGATCTGAGTCGCGTCAGAACCCAGTTGGATGACCTGAGTATAAGTAGCTCAGGACAGGTGAGTGAGATGTTACGTTCTTGAAATGCCACCACTGGCTTATCATTTGAGTTTCATTTTAGATGTATTTAATTTGTCAGATAAATCCAGGAAATGAAGCTCCTGAGGCCAACTTTGTTCAGCTTGTTCACAAACTCCTGGATGATTCAAAACTGAAAGAACATTACCTTAAGGTGAATTCTGCCATTTGCTTTCTACTCATACTATGAAGTGTAACTTGACAGCTCAGTCCCTTCAACATTTCTACATtacaaaaacatgtatttcagtttgatttgtgGTCCTAAATTGCCAGTCAGTGTGActgtctctcactgtgtttgtcctgcgaCCTGTCCAGGATCGAGTCTTACCCAACTCAAATACCCGACAACCctgtgttggaaaaaaagagtATAGAAGATGGTTGGATGAAAAACTAGGAATAAAAGTGATATTTAGATGGATAAATTGTGCAGGATGAGTTAGGTATCAATGCACTGGCAAAagtggagaagagagagaacaaaTAGATATTTATTCTCTCTCTTCTGACAGAACGTGTTTCCTGTAGAGTATGGGCCTGAATTTGATGAAGCACTGGAAACTCTGATTTGCACCTTGGCTCACAAACTGGAAGAGCTGTTCATTGTTCCAGACTTCATGCAGGTAGAGACACCACACtcccttaattttttttttttttttctttttactgaacACTTACTGAGCTGGATGATGTGGTTTtggtgaatttaaaaaaatgtatttgtttgatAAAGACTGCAGCATGGATAGGTGACATATCATCTGTGCTGGAAGAGGATCTGCTGTGTCAAACCAAAGCTGAGGACCTCAAGGTGTTGCTCAAAAACAAATCGTGTTTTTGTGAGATAACCAGCATAGATTCCAGTGGTGAGTCTCTCTGTGTTAAACAACAGCCAGTGTTTTACTTTGTAAATTATTGACAATGCCTTACAATTGATGATATTGAATGATCAGAAAGATATTTGCAGGTTTTAGTTGTCATCTGTGTTTTTCAAGGTCTTCCAAAAAATTATTATTgccaaacacatgaaaaatcTCCATTTTCAATTGTTCATTATTCTAAGATATACAAAACCATATTGATAGTTTAATGagttagagagaaaaaaaacataacttaTACTGACACTTTTATTGATTGCAGAGttggtggaaaataaatataacaGATCTGTCATCTAACATCTGCTAGGCCTTTAAAGACCATGAcccacttttttctttatttttccaactaaatgtttttttcaagccATTGCGTTTGTCAGAAATACTTTCACACAGACCGAAAACACATTGCAACCAGTCATGACGTGCttaataaaaaatgtttcataagaATAACAATGTCAGACCGACTTGGAAATCATTTATGTTCCCACTTCCTCACATGAGATTCAGGTTGGCCACAGATGTCCgaaaacaaatccacagacaTCCCGAAATCTCTGTGGAACCGGCGCTTGTGCACTCCCACAGCAAGGAACACATTTCCCAGACATTTCTGATGAACATGCTATAAACAGttttatacaaaaacaaatgagtgCTTCTTTGAATTATCATGAACATCATGTGTAAAatataacactttttttttttgtcttttttttcccccaatagTGTCATCTCCCTCAGAGCAACGGCTCTTTAAGTCTTTAACTCTTCCTGCCTCATTAAGTGCCAAAGATGTGGACTCTAACATGATCATATTTGATGACCAGTCTAAGGTGAACTCTCTTCCAGAGGCCACAGGTTTTCACCTGCAGGATGTTAGTCAACCATCTCAGAAGACGTCTGACAAACTAAACGGCAGCAATACAGGGAAAACGACACAAGAGAATCACCAGGAGGGTGTTCCTGGCGTTCACGTTGAGGACGGACATGATGGCCGTGCTGCAGCCACCTCCCAGGCGCCATCTGCATCTGTTGAGAGCTCGCTCACATCGAGCTCTTTGATTGGGCCACAACGGCAGAGAATTGCACATAAATGCGCTCAGTGTGGAAAGTGCTACATTTACCGTTATGAGCTTCTGGAGCATCAGCGACTGCACACTGGAGAGAATCCTTACAAATGCTCACAGTGCGGGAAAGCCTTCAGGAGGACGTCAGATCTGTCAACCCACAGGCGGACGCAGTGCGCAAAAGCAGCGTATATTTGCATCAAATGTGAGCGAAGCTTTCAGTCTATACAGGAGAAATTTAGGCACCAGTGTGTTCACAGCGTCAAAAGCTTTGACTGCTCTCAGTGTAGTAAAAGCTTTAAGAAGATGTACCTGCTGGGGAAGCATGAGCTGACCCACAAGAAGAACCGAAACTTCAGATGCAAACAGTGTGGAGATGTGTATCCCAGCATGAGCGAGCTGAAGTCCCATCAGAAGGCTCATCCTCCGCATCCTCCAGAGCTGTCCACTCAGTGTAAGCAGTGCAGGACGTTTTCCAGCTCCGTCGCCTGTTTGACAGCTCACAAGCTGCGGCACAAACAACAGAGGACTCAGATGTGCGTGCGGTGCGGCAAAGCATTCAAGAACAAGCACCACCTGAACCTCCACATGCGCAGCCACACAGGCGAGAGGCCCTTTCAGTGCACGTACTGCGGGAAACGGTTCTCCATGTCCGGCAATCTCAACATACACGTGAGGACTCACACGGGGGAGAAGCCATATCTGTGCTCTGACTGCGGAAAGGCCTTCGTCTCAGCCGGCGAGCTGCAGATACACCGGCGCACCCACACGGGGGAAAAGCCATACAAGTGCTCTGTGTGTGGGAGAGGATTCACCAAGGCAAGCAAAGTGACGCTTCACATGCGCGTTCACACCGGCGAGCGCCCGTATGTGTGCTCGGAGTGTGGGAAAGGATTTTCACGTAGCAGCGAACTTAAAAAACACACCATGAATCACACAGGGGTTCGACCTTACGCCTGTCAGCTCTGCGCAAAGACCTACACATGCCTCAATCACCTTAAAAGACACCTGAAAACCCACGATGCCACTCAAGTGCAGACTCTGTGATGTCTGACATCAGTGGAGTTTTCCTGCAATAGGCCTCAACTAGCTGGTATTTACTACATGTACTGTGTAAAAGAGTTCACCCAGACACTTTGTTGTGATTCCTATGTTCCAGAAATGATTGTTGAATCCTGTCACTTACTTTTGCCTTAATTCCATTAATGGGGTCTGAAACTCTGTGTAATGCTTCTGGTGAAGTCCATTATGCATCAAATTCATGTCTCAATAAATGAAATTATTAGTTGTGCCCCTTTCTATTGTCTGTTATGACTTGGTGTCTTACTGGAGATATTAACATGATTTACAAGTATTTGTCTTCAGTGGCCTCAATGTGTGATAATGAAGATTGTGGCTTATCATGTTTTCGACAACAGTCAAGTGTTTAAAATAATAGTGTTTGGAATAATTAATTACACAAATTATTCCAGTACAAAAGAATTTAACCATGATTGATAATTTAATTGCAGCTCTTATATTTTGTGGGATTGTATTTCCATGATGAACTGTCAATTGCTTTGGGATGAGCTTTGCTCTTTTTCTGGTGTCAACTGCAATCAACTGATGTAAGCCTCGTGTAACACATGGTAGCTATTCCAACTCTGCATAAGCAGAACCTGGTATAAAAGGCTATCCTTTGTTCTGTTTCATGCAAGTTTGCAGTTTATTTCAACAGCAGAGCAGTTCAAAATGCCACCCCTCTCAACAGATCATCGGTctatcacacacattcacacctatagGCAATTTAGAGCAAGTACTAAACAAAAGGtattttggactgtgggaaagTAATGAAGTACCAGCAGAAAAAATACTGATGCACAAGGTGAACGTataattccacacagaaaaggcTAAGACCAACCTGGACCTGAATGGAGAGCCTCTCATAGTGATGGCAAGTGATAATAATTACACTACAGTGACCAGTGATGGTAAAATAATGTAAATTATTGATATGATGGTGATTTCTCTCTGGTTTTCAACGTTTTTAATATGtcaagcactttgtgttgcatttcATGGAACGTAAAATCTGTTCCATGACTAAAGTTTGATAAACCtgagtaaaatttaaaaaaaaaactattatttGAGAACatatacaaataaaaaagacacaaaatggcATAAACATGTCATGTACTGTCCAAACTATATGgtaaaaatttatttttttcaggggGGGCGGATAATATATAACTAATAGTCACAATATTTAACAACAAATgccaaaaaaactaaacacagagCGTATCATTTTGTAGTATTTTACATTATCAAATGTAGCTTTTGGGTTGCACTGTGAGGCGGTGCTCTCTATTTCAATGATTTTAGTGTAACGGGCTGCCCTGTACAGCAAAACAAACGTACCACTGACTGCAACGCTGCCCACTCAACGTATTTCAGGAAGAAGTTGGCGCCTGCACTCAGTTAGCTAGCACGCTAACAGAAACCATGAAAGACGTCCCGTAGTGCGCATTTTTCCCTTCGtcgtgaataaataaatcagaaatgaACGACATGGGTATGTATTACCTTGCGCAGCTCGGGTTCAATGTTTATTTTGGCTTGTTATCCATGTGACCGAATAGCTCGAGCGTAGGATTAGCCGAGGCTCGGCAGGCCTCGTCTAATCCCTGGAACAAGAATTGTTTTGGCCGCTAATATGCCGGTTTCAACCCGCAACACAAGCCGGATTTCGGCGACTGTGCGCGAGACCCTGAACTCGAAAACAGACAGGAACGATACAGCTTTTTCACCATCAATTGTTGTATTGCAAAAGAGGCTGTTTAGTGTAAACACACTTTAACGAAGAGACATAAACGTTTTGCTATAGGTGTTAGCGAATATTAAAGTAGGTTGCTCTTTATCTGTGCAAACTGTAGCTGCTCTCAGTAATTTATTGAATTCAGCAGATAATATGTACATAAACAGGACGTGGATGAAAACGTAAGGGTCAATATTCACAGTCCAGTGATGCTCAGTGTGTAAACTAGGATGCTGTGGCGACAGGCAAAGCACTGAAGTGTTTTTCCCTCGTAAATCCTGTTAAATCTTCTATTTGAAAGATCGTTTACATATATAACATTTATTCTAACCTGTCAAGCAACTCATTGAGCCTTGCATGACAATAATTGTTATTTGTTGCCAGTAGAATTTGGGCCACGGTCAGGCTGAGTTCTCATATTGGGCTAATTTCTCTGCACTGATCAGTATCAGATTATGAATCGAGTTATAATATATGTCTTTCTCTCTAAAGAATTCAGCGTTCCCCTGTCCTCACTGGCTCTTCTGGTCCCTCCACTGCGGCTGATGTCAGCTGTGATGTGGGAAGTGGTGCGGCAACGAAATATAAAGCATTATGGGAAACTGGAGGAGTTTGTGTCCATGGTAACAGAAGCAGTTCCAGAACTGATGAGTAAAAGAGAAGGGAGACTTCTCTCATTAGGCCTGAGAGCGAgggtaagagtgtgtgtgtgtgtgtgtgtgtgtgtgtgtgtgtgtgtgtgtgtgtgtgtgtgtgtgtgtgttttaagtagAATTATTCTTATAACTTTTCTGGGtctgtgaaaacactgtttcccatTTATATTTTGTCCAGACAACTCTCGAACTGTTGCGCTCTGAGCACCCTGA of the Salarias fasciatus chromosome 18, fSalaFa1.1, whole genome shotgun sequence genome contains:
- the LOC115406059 gene encoding zinc finger protein ZFMSA12A-like isoform X1 → MEGPLPLSSLRLLVSPLRLMSAVMWKVVHLRNVAHYRKVEEFVSLVAGVIPGILADTQMRLLKLGLRAKVMVQMLNSEPSDDLSRVRTQLDDLSISSSGQINPGNEAPEANFVQLVHKLLDDSKLKEHYLKNVFPVEYGPEFDEALETLICTLAHKLEELFIVPDFMQTAAWIGDISSVLEEDLLCQTKAEDLKVLLKNKSCFCEITSIDSSVSSPSEQRLFKSLTLPASLSAKDVDSNMIIFDDQSKVNSLPEATGFHLQDVSQPSQKTSDKLNGSNTGKTTQENHQEGVPGVHVEDGHDGRAAATSQAPSASVESSLTSSSLIGPQRQRIAHKCAQCGKCYIYRYELLEHQRLHTGENPYKCSQCGKAFRRTSDLSTHRRTQCAKAAYICIKCERSFQSIQEKFRHQCVHSVKSFDCSQCSKSFKKMYLLGKHELTHKKNRNFRCKQCGDVYPSMSELKSHQKAHPPHPPELSTQCKQCRTFSSSVACLTAHKLRHKQQRTQMCVRCGKAFKNKHHLNLHMRSHTGERPFQCTYCGKRFSMSGNLNIHVRTHTGEKPYLCSDCGKAFVSAGELQIHRRTHTGEKPYKCSVCGRGFTKASKVTLHMRVHTGERPYVCSECGKGFSRSSELKKHTMNHTGVRPYACQLCAKTYTCLNHLKRHLKTHDATQVQTL
- the LOC115406059 gene encoding zinc finger protein ZFMSA12A-like isoform X3 codes for the protein MEGPLPLSSLRLLVSPLRLMSAVMWKVVHLRNVAHYRKVEEFVSLVAGVIPGILADTQMRLLKLGLRAKVMVQMLNSEPSDDLSRVRTQLDDLSISSSGQNVFPVEYGPEFDEALETLICTLAHKLEELFIVPDFMQTAAWIGDISSVLEEDLLCQTKAEDLKVLLKNKSCFCEITSIDSSVSSPSEQRLFKSLTLPASLSAKDVDSNMIIFDDQSKVNSLPEATGFHLQDVSQPSQKTSDKLNGSNTGKTTQENHQEGVPGVHVEDGHDGRAAATSQAPSASVESSLTSSSLIGPQRQRIAHKCAQCGKCYIYRYELLEHQRLHTGENPYKCSQCGKAFRRTSDLSTHRRTQCAKAAYICIKCERSFQSIQEKFRHQCVHSVKSFDCSQCSKSFKKMYLLGKHELTHKKNRNFRCKQCGDVYPSMSELKSHQKAHPPHPPELSTQCKQCRTFSSSVACLTAHKLRHKQQRTQMCVRCGKAFKNKHHLNLHMRSHTGERPFQCTYCGKRFSMSGNLNIHVRTHTGEKPYLCSDCGKAFVSAGELQIHRRTHTGEKPYKCSVCGRGFTKASKVTLHMRVHTGERPYVCSECGKGFSRSSELKKHTMNHTGVRPYACQLCAKTYTCLNHLKRHLKTHDATQVQTL
- the LOC115406059 gene encoding zinc finger protein ZFMSA12A-like isoform X2, which codes for MSAVMWKVVHLRNVAHYRKVEEFVSLVAGVIPGILADTQMRLLKLGLRAKVMVQMLNSEPSDDLSRVRTQLDDLSISSSGQINPGNEAPEANFVQLVHKLLDDSKLKEHYLKNVFPVEYGPEFDEALETLICTLAHKLEELFIVPDFMQTAAWIGDISSVLEEDLLCQTKAEDLKVLLKNKSCFCEITSIDSSVSSPSEQRLFKSLTLPASLSAKDVDSNMIIFDDQSKVNSLPEATGFHLQDVSQPSQKTSDKLNGSNTGKTTQENHQEGVPGVHVEDGHDGRAAATSQAPSASVESSLTSSSLIGPQRQRIAHKCAQCGKCYIYRYELLEHQRLHTGENPYKCSQCGKAFRRTSDLSTHRRTQCAKAAYICIKCERSFQSIQEKFRHQCVHSVKSFDCSQCSKSFKKMYLLGKHELTHKKNRNFRCKQCGDVYPSMSELKSHQKAHPPHPPELSTQCKQCRTFSSSVACLTAHKLRHKQQRTQMCVRCGKAFKNKHHLNLHMRSHTGERPFQCTYCGKRFSMSGNLNIHVRTHTGEKPYLCSDCGKAFVSAGELQIHRRTHTGEKPYKCSVCGRGFTKASKVTLHMRVHTGERPYVCSECGKGFSRSSELKKHTMNHTGVRPYACQLCAKTYTCLNHLKRHLKTHDATQVQTL